The following proteins come from a genomic window of Populus nigra chromosome 6, ddPopNigr1.1, whole genome shotgun sequence:
- the LOC133697764 gene encoding uncharacterized protein LOC133697764, with amino-acid sequence MGKLELISLARLTTKEYIPEIKHPLAKPPNCLPKYHRPLIRLVIVLLTCLSSQVTWELLPANADCRELGSSCSTVSCAKTHQILCAFRYVGDRTFPSVMLLGTRNRPWVRTLVASPQDIRHRKRQA; translated from the exons ATGGGGAAG CTAGAATTAATCTCCCTTGCACGGCTGACTACTAAAGAGTACATCCCGGAGATTAAACACCCCCTTGCAAAGCCACCAAACTGCCTTCCTAAATACCACCGGCCGTTGATCCGACTAGTTATTGTCTTGCTTACCTGCCTGTCCAGTCAAGTCACTTGGGAGCTACTTCCAGCTAATGCTGATTGCCGAGAACTCGGGTCATCCTGTTCCACGGTTTCATGTGCCAAAACCCATCAAATTCTGTGCGCCTTTCGTTATGTAGGGGATCGAACATTCCCTTCTGTAATGCTGCTTGGAACTCGAAATAGGCCATGGGTACGTACACTCGTTGCTTCACCCCAGGATATCAGACATCGTAAGCGTCAAGCGTGA